Proteins from one Gemmatimonadaceae bacterium genomic window:
- a CDS encoding TonB family protein has translation MHLIESAHTGHTTTGVHSFLSISVHVAVVLAALYATTRPAVEREPVPDPRVYFVPEQRPATVVPSAPPAQPVLPKRTTPAAAPAKAVAAPTITPVSIPAVDAPLADPSAAAPAEPSASAVDGPVSLDAGQSARSGPYEVGEVEIAAAALSNSGPEYPERAIRLALSGVVRARFIVDSRGRVESDVVILESTSHEFTAAVRSYLRRARYRPARVGGRPVRQLVEQRFVFELRG, from the coding sequence ATGCATCTCATCGAGTCGGCACACACCGGGCACACGACCACAGGAGTGCATTCCTTTCTGAGCATATCGGTCCACGTGGCCGTGGTGCTCGCCGCGCTGTACGCCACGACGCGGCCCGCAGTCGAGCGCGAGCCGGTCCCCGACCCGCGCGTCTACTTCGTGCCGGAGCAGCGCCCGGCTACGGTCGTGCCAAGCGCTCCGCCAGCGCAGCCCGTCCTACCGAAACGGACCACTCCCGCTGCCGCTCCGGCCAAGGCTGTCGCGGCTCCGACCATCACGCCGGTCAGCATCCCGGCCGTGGACGCGCCGCTCGCCGACCCGTCGGCGGCCGCGCCCGCGGAGCCGTCTGCGAGCGCCGTGGATGGCCCGGTGTCACTCGACGCCGGTCAGTCGGCGCGCAGCGGGCCGTACGAAGTGGGCGAGGTGGAGATTGCGGCCGCTGCGCTCTCCAATTCCGGGCCCGAGTATCCGGAGCGCGCAATCAGGCTGGCGCTCTCGGGCGTGGTCAGGGCGAGGTTCATCGTGGACTCGCGCGGTCGCGTGGAGAGCGACGTCGTGATCCTCGAGTCCACCAGCCATGAGTTCACCGCGGCTGTGCGGAGCTACCTGCGTCGCGCGCGGTACCGGCCGGCGCGTGTCGGAGGCAGGCCTGTGCGGCAACTGGTGGAGCAGCGATTCGTGTTCGAGCTGCGCGGCTAA